Genomic DNA from Brassica rapa cultivar Chiifu-401-42 chromosome A04, CAAS_Brap_v3.01, whole genome shotgun sequence:
ACTCCACCGCCGTCTCCCCCACCGAGGAAGTGTCCGGCGAGTTGGAGGAGACGACGAGGGGTCTAGCCTTCTGCGATAGCTTTGAGGTTAGCGAGGAGAAAGAGAGCTTAGATAACGAGTCTGTTCTGAGTATGGACTATCCCTCCTCTAGGGTTACTGGCGACTGCGTTAGCGAAACTGGTGGGAAGAAGCAGCAGGTTGTTACTTTCTTAGGTATTGCCTCTGATGATGACGACGACGAAGAGGAGGATTGTATCCAGAAGAGGACACGTGTCGTCCCCGTTAAGAAACAGCCTCAGACAAAGGGTAAAAAGGGTTCTTGCTACAGGTGTTTCAAAGGGAACAGGTTTACTGAGAAGGAAGTGTGTCTTGTCTGCGACGCTAAGTATTGTAGCAGCTGTGTGCTTAGAGCTATGGGTTCGATGCCTGAAGGGAGGAAGTGTGTTAGTTGTATTGGGTGTCCTATTGATGAATCGAAGCGTGGGAGTTTAGGGAAGTGTTCCAGGATGCTTAAGAGGCTGCTTAATGATTTGGAGGTTAAGCAGATTATGAAGACTGAGAGGTTCTGTGAGGCTAATCAGTTGCCGGCTGAGTATGTGTATGTGAATGGGCAGCCTCTGTATCCTGAGGAGCTGGTTGCGCTTCAGACTTGCGCTAATCCTCCGAAGAAGCTTAAGCCTGGGGACTATTGGTATGATAAAGTGTCTGGACTTTGGGGCAAGGTGAGTGTAACACATACTCTTCTTTTAGTTTCTGGTAGCCCTGGGAATAAAGTTAGGAGCCGGCTAATAACCAAGATAATTTTGGATCCGATTCGGTTCTGATTTTTTCagtttatttatgttaaaaaagtaaaaaaaatcggGTTTTTTCGGATTAAATATCAGATTTTTCAGGGTTTATGGTAAAAAAAAGTTGGATAATTcggataatttaaaatatttcggATAAAAGTATTATGTTAGTTCGGTTTTTTgggtatttatttttaaattgtttgaattttttagaACTAAATATAGTAACATACTACTCTTTTAGTTTCTGCCTTTCTGGTGTGTTTCAAGAACGTTTTTACATGTATTATGTTGATGTGTTCCGCAGGAAGGAGAGAAGCCTTATCAGATCATTAGTCCCCATCTGAACGTTGGAGGACCTATTAGTGCAGAAGCTAGCAACGGAAACACTCAAGTTTTCATAAACGGAAGGGAGATTACTAAAGTGGAGCTACGAATGCTGCAGCTGGCAGGAGTTcagtgtgcaggtaaccctcaTTTTTGGGTGAACGAGGATGGATCTTACCAAGAAGAAGGACAGAAGAATACAAAAGGATACATATGGGGCAAGGTTTGTTGTTCTGTCTGAAATCTCCATTTTCCATATTTTAAATGCATTTTACATTCTTTTGATAGAAGATTCCAAACTTGTTAACTGCTTTTTCAGGCTGGGACCAAGTTACTCTGTGCTGTATTGTCACTTCCTGTTCCATCCAAATCTATTTCTAATGCTTCTGGAGACCAGCTCCACAGTGCAAACAGCAGAAGCATTTTGGACCATCTTGAGCACAGGACTTTGCAGAAGATTCTTCTGGTTGGGAACAGCGGTTCTGGAACTAGCACAATATTCAAACAGGTAATGAGCTTCTTCTTATTAAGCGTAAGCTTCCAAAGTTTTATAACGGAAACTGAATCGCTTTTCTGGTTCAGGCAAAGATCCTTTATAAGGACATACCGTTCTTGGAAGATGAGCGTGAAAACATAAAGGTGATTATACAGACCAATGTGTATGGTTATCTCGGTATGCTTCTTGAGGGACGTGAGCGGTTTGAAGAAGAGGCTCTTGGCGTCATGAACGCAAAGCAGTCTCTCATTGAAGACGAAGAAGGTGCATATACTGTTTATGGACAAGATCTAtatcatgtatttatatatgaCATCTTTGTTTGATATCGGTTTACTCACTTACTAACAGGAGATGCTAAAAGCAACATCAAGACGTTGTACTCCATTGGCCCAAGGCTTAAAGCATTTTCCGATTGGCTATTAAAGACCATGGCTGCTGGAAACCTCGGTGTCATCTTCCCTGCCGCTTCTCGTGAGTATGCCCCACTGGTTGAAGAGTTATGGAGAGATGCAGCGATCCAAGCTACGTACAAGCGAAGAAGTGAGCTTGGACTCCTTCCCAGTGTCGCTAGTTACTTCTTGGAACGGGTATGTGTGTATATAAGCTCTTACACTATAGTTTTTGAGTTCCATTGGATTCTTGGTTAAGCTCTCTCGTTCTTCAGGCTATTGATGTATTGACACCAGACTACGAGCCATCAGATTTGGATATACTATATGCAGAGGGAGTTACTTCCTCCAGTGGTCTAGCTTGTCTTGATTTCTCGTTTCCACAGACTGCAGCTGAAGAGAATCTTGATCCTTCCGACCACCTTGATTCTTTACTCAGGTTTAGTCTCGTTTTCATGTGTTTACAACATTTAGTCAGTTGCATAATATGTGAGAGACATTTTTATGTTAACTCTCTCAGGTACCAGTTGATAAGAGTACCTTCAAGAGGCCTAGGTGAAAACTGCAAATGGATAGATATGTTTGAAGACGTTGGGATGGTTGTGTTCGTTGTCTCCATGAGCGACTACGACCAGGTCTCAGAAGACGGAACAAACAAGATGCTACTCGCCAAGAAACTCTTCGAAAGCATCATCACTCATCCCATCTTTGAGCAGATGGACTTCCTCTTGATACTCAACAAGTACGATCTTCTCGAAGAGAAAGTGGAGCGTGTTCCTTTGACGCGCTGCGAGTGGTTCCAAGACTTTAACCCTGTGGTCAGTCGCCACCgctccaacaacaacaacggtAACCCAACTTTGGGTCAGCTTGCCTTCCATTACATGGCCGTTAAGTTCAAGCGGTTCTACTCTTCCTTGACTGGTAAAAAGCTCTTTGTTTCTTCCAGCAAGAGTTTGGACCCGAACAGCGTTGATGCGTCTCTCAAGTTAGCTATGGAGATTCTGAAATGGAGCGAGGAGAGAGCGAACATTTGCATGAGTGAGTACTCTATGTACAGCACCGAGCCAAGTTCCTTCTCGAATTGATGTTTGTCACATTATAAATAAGCAAAAGTCTCTTAGTGTAGATGTGTATAGATTTTAACAAGCATAAAATTTACAGACAAATCTCTGTGTAAGAACAGTTTTACAATGTGAGTGATTGGTGTTGGTCGAAAATGTATCGAACCTGCTCTTCAGCACTCAACA
This window encodes:
- the LOC103864471 gene encoding extra-large guanine nucleotide-binding protein 1, whose protein sequence is MPLKMKPDSIHEDDDCLFAVEYDGPPLPYDIPRAVPINMDRIPVAAVVSPVCISAAMSFPVIQPILSIDSTKKQLSREKMVSPTSVIEHVSDSTAVSPTEEVSGELEETTRGLAFCDSFEVSEEKESLDNESVLSMDYPSSRVTGDCVSETGGKKQQVVTFLGIASDDDDDEEEDCIQKRTRVVPVKKQPQTKGKKGSCYRCFKGNRFTEKEVCLVCDAKYCSSCVLRAMGSMPEGRKCVSCIGCPIDESKRGSLGKCSRMLKRLLNDLEVKQIMKTERFCEANQLPAEYVYVNGQPLYPEELVALQTCANPPKKLKPGDYWYDKVSGLWGKEGEKPYQIISPHLNVGGPISAEASNGNTQVFINGREITKVELRMLQLAGVQCAGNPHFWVNEDGSYQEEGQKNTKGYIWGKAGTKLLCAVLSLPVPSKSISNASGDQLHSANSRSILDHLEHRTLQKILLVGNSGSGTSTIFKQAKILYKDIPFLEDERENIKVIIQTNVYGYLGMLLEGRERFEEEALGVMNAKQSLIEDEEGDAKSNIKTLYSIGPRLKAFSDWLLKTMAAGNLGVIFPAASREYAPLVEELWRDAAIQATYKRRSELGLLPSVASYFLERAIDVLTPDYEPSDLDILYAEGVTSSSGLACLDFSFPQTAAEENLDPSDHLDSLLRYQLIRVPSRGLGENCKWIDMFEDVGMVVFVVSMSDYDQVSEDGTNKMLLAKKLFESIITHPIFEQMDFLLILNKYDLLEEKVERVPLTRCEWFQDFNPVVSRHRSNNNNGNPTLGQLAFHYMAVKFKRFYSSLTGKKLFVSSSKSLDPNSVDASLKLAMEILKWSEERANICMSEYSMYSTEPSSFSN